The nucleotide window GAATTATTCACTTAATATACCGGCTCTGAAGTTGTTCAATGAAGAAGTAGGCATCGACAAGGCTTGGGCATTCGCCAAGAAACTAGGAATTACTACCATTCAGAAGGAAGACTATCAGGCTCAGACAGGTGTTCTGGGAGGTCTCCAATACGGTGTAACCGTTGAAGAACTAACTAGTGCCTACGGTGCTATCGCCAATAATGGTGTGTATAACGATTCCTACATGATTAGTAAAATTGTAGATTCCAAAGGCAACATCGTGTATAAACATGATACTGAACCTGTCCAAGCCTTCTCGGAGCAGACAGCATACCTGATGACCGATATGCTGCGGACCGTTATTACGGAAGGTACGGCAGATAAAGTACGGGAGAATTACAAATATTCCAAGAGTGTGCCGATCGTAGGTAAAACAGGTTCCACTCAAAACTATGCGGATGTATGGTTTGAAGGCTACACACCAGATGTCACACTTGGCGTGTGGGTTGGATACAAACAGCCAGTGAATACACTGGAAAGCAAATCACAGAGAAAACGTGCGCAGCAACTGTGGTCGAAAATCCTGAATGAAGTGATCGATACGCAAAAAGATCTGTTCGTCACGGATTCGTTCAAAAAACCATCTGGTATTGAAACGCGGACGGTATCGGCTTACAGCGGCAAATTGCCAACATCCATGACTGACAAATTTGTTACGGATATTTTCAACAGCAAATTTGTTCCGAAGGATAGCGATGACGGCGTCGCCAAAGCCAAGTACATTATTTACAATGGTGTAAATTACATTCCGCGTGATGGAACGCCTGCGGACATGTTGAAGGAAAAAACGGTAATCAAGCGTAAAAAACCGATCTCTGATCTCATCAAGGAATTGCAAAATGCATTCTCACGCATGAGTCGACATGAGTCACTTGCTTATTACCTTCCTGAAGATGCTGATGCAGACATGCCGACACAGATCGATCCAAGAACGGATAACGGCAAAGCTCCTGATGCACCAGGTAATGTACGAATCTCGACCTCGGGTGACCGAGCTGTAATTACATTTAATGCCACACCTGAAAATGACGTCGTGGGGTATCGTCTGTACCGCTCTGTAAACGGTGGAGGATTCCAGAACCAGGGACAGGTTGTTCTGACGGGTGAATCCCGATCATTCTCGGCATATGCAGCACAAGGCGGCAATTTCGCCTTCTATGTGACCGCAGTGGATGTTGCGGGCAGAGAGTCTGCTCCTAGCGCTACCGTAAATAGTGTTGGAAGTGTAGCCCCCCCTGTGGAAGAAGAGATTAATGAGCCGATTGAAGTTCCAGGTACAGTCATTACTCCGGGAGAAACGCAGAACGATAATACAACAACGACAGCCCCAGGCACACCTGGTCAAGTCAGCGTATCTGCGCTCTCTCAAGGACTGCGTATTCAATGGGCGTCCACTCCGAACGCAGATAGTTACGCTGTATATTACAGTGAAACAGGTTCGGCTCCTTACACCAAAATTGGAACAACGTCGGGAACGACCATGGATTATGGAGTGCCTGTAGCGACCAGTGGATGGTTCAAAGTATCTGCCAGCAACAGTGCGGGTGAATCCGAACCTTCTGCAGCCGTACATTTTCAACCCTGATTAACTTAGCAATCTACAAAAAGCCGCATTCTCAGACGCATCTGAGGGTGCGGCTTTCATTTTCATTTGCAGCTAAAAGCCTGCTTCATGTCATGGACATAAAGCAGGCTTCAGCAACCGATTTTGATAGAGAGCATCACCGTGTTTGGCTTCGTTTAGTTATGACTTCGCCCCTAGTGCGTTAGTCTTCAATGGTGGATAGATCCCCTGCTGGCAGATCAAGCTCCCAGGCTTTCAGTACACGGCGCATGATCTTGCCGGAACGTGTCTTAGGCAGTTTATCCTTAAACTCAATCTCACGCGGAGCAGCGTGAGCAGACAGGCCTTCTTTTACAAAACGATAAATCTCTTCTTTTAGCTCCGGGGTCGGCTCATATCCTTCACGAAGCGCTACAAAGGCCTTGATAATCTCCCCACGTGTCACATCTGGCTTACCGATTACACCCGCCTCTGCTACCGCAGGATGCTCCACGAGCTTACTCTCCACCTCAAAGGGTCCAATACGCTCGCCTGACGAGTTAATTACATCATCAATCCGTCCCTGGAACCAGAAATATCCTTCTTCATCCATGTAAGCAGAGTCGCCAGATACATACCAGCCCGTAAACCTGAAATACTCCTCGTATTTCGCAGGATTATTCCAGATCTTCGCCATCATGGATGGCCAAGGTGTTCGTATGGCCAGATTGCCCATACTGTACGGCGGCAATTCCTGCCCGCGATCATCAATAATAGCTGCCTCAATTCCAGGCAATGGACGTCCCATGGAGCCAGGCTTGATCGGCATTCCGGGATAGTTACAGATCAGCTGCGCACCTGTTTCGGTCATCCACCATGTATCATGAATTCGCTGACCATAGGCTTTCCATCCCCATCGAACAACCTCCGGATTGAGCGGTTCACCGACAGACATCACGTGACGCAGGCTGCTCAGATCATGCTGGGCAATCGTCTCCTCCCCTGCTCCCATCAGCATACGGAAGGCTGTTGGTGCGCTGTACCAGATGGTGACTTTGTTCTTCTGGATGGTGCTGTACCAATCTTGAGGACTGAAACGACCACCACGTATCACATTGGTTACTCCATTAAGCCACGGAGCAAAGATCCCATAAGAGGTGCCTGTCACCCAACCAGGATCAGCTGTGCACCAGTACACGTCATCTTCACGCAAATCCAGAACAACCTTACCTGTATAATAGTGCTGAATCATGGCATTCTGAACATGGTAGACCCCTTTGGGTTTACCCGTTGAGCCTGAGGTATAGTGAATCAACAAACCATCCTCACGATTCAACCACTCCACTTCCATCTCATCCGAAGCTGCAGACATCTCTGCATCAAAATCAATAAGTCCTTCTTCCGTTTGTGCGCCGCCACCCACAATAAAGATATGTTTGAGTTCAGGCAGTTCGGAACGTTTGATTCGTCCCAGCAATTCTGGAGTCGTGACAAGTGCTACAGCACCGCTATCCTCCAGCCGATCCTTCACAGCCGTTTCCATAAAAGCTTCGAACAAAGGGCCAGCGATGGCTCCAGCCTTCAATATACCCAAAAGACTAAAATACAGCTCCGGGCTTCGCGGCATAAAAATAAACACACGTTCCCCTTTGGCTATGCCATATTTGCGGAGAACATTCCCGAACCGACTCGACTGTTCACTCAGATCAGCAAAGGTATAGGCCTCTTCACGCGAAGCATCACTATACAATAAAGCGGTTCTTCCGCCCCTTCCTTCCAGTAAATGACGGTCAATCGCTTCATGTGCCATGTTCACTTTTCCGCTGGCGTGCCACGTAAAGTGCCTTTCCACCGATTCCCAATCGAACCGGCTTCTCGCCTCCGTGTAATCGCCCAGGTTAGATTCGGACACAACCGTTTGCAGCATCTCACCATGTGCTTGACTCATGCTTGCCAGCCTCCTTCAACTCGACATTTCGATTCCCGTTATGGGTTAATTCTCATTGCCTTTGTGTTGACTGAACTTCCAGTTAGCGCTTACATTAGTAGAGAGAACTTCTCATCATGTACTTGCTCTGCCAAACAAATGTTATCCATACTGCGATCAATTGTGAACATTTTTTGTCTACGCAATTATAGCAAATATTTTCAATTGTCGTCTATGGCTTTTCATTTTTTTGGATTTTTGCTATAGCGGACTTTTTGAACAACCTCAAAAAGAAGGGGAGAGAGGAGCGTGAACTATGGAACATGTCAAGGAATATCATATCCGGTCCATCCTCAAGTCAGGCCATCGAATTACGATTGAAGGTCCCGTGCAAGCCGAGGAGATAACCAGTCTTGCCTTCCATCCGGATCTGGATGCCTTTCGGCGCCCAATCGAGCAACAAGAAGCATTGGCTGAGATCGCAGCATTGCCAGAAGGGCGAATCATCCTCGCACACGAAAATGAAACGATAATTGGCTATGTAACTTTTCACTATGCGGATGAATGTGAACGCTGGTCCGAGGGCAACATGACTGATCTGATTGAGCTTGGAGCAATTGAGGTTGCGGACGACTACCGCTCGCTTGGCATTGGACGTGAAATGTTGCTTACCGCTCTGGAAGATAAACACATGGAGAACTACATTATTTTCACAACAGAATATTATTGGCATTGGGACCTCAAGGGCAGCGGACTAAACCTATGGGATTATCGCAAAATGATGGAGAAGCTGATGCAGACGATTGACATGACCTGGTATGCAACAGACGACCCCGAAATCTGTTCACATCCTGCGAACTGTTTGATGGTGCGAATCGGAAGTCATGTGCCCATAACATCGGAAGAACAGTTCGATCGTGTGCGCTTCCGCCATCGATTCATGTATTAATTCAATGATCTGTTCGAAAACGACATACATAACAAAAACCGCCTCTCGCAGCGTTGCTCCATAATTCATGGAACAGCTGATCGAAGGGCGGTTTTTCATTGATTTTGGGTCGGCATTGCAATCGTAGTTTATGCCATTACATATTTCCTAACATATGCTCCACAATGCGGTGTGAACGCTGCGAAGATTCCACAGTAAATTCAGCAAAGTTAACATGCGCCGAGCCATCCGCTTTATCTGACATACCACGCAGGACAACAAATGGTACACGATTCATGTAACAGACCTGAGCGACTGCCGCCCCTTCCATTTCGGCACATGCACCGTCCATTTCAGTATATAACATATTAACCGTATCTTTATTGGCGATAAATTGGTCTCCCGATAACACTTTACCAATCAGGTAATTGGCTCCCTGAGCTTTACATGCTTCTTCAGCCAGCGCAATAAGCGAAGCCTCGGCTGGGAATGCAGATGTCTCCTGGTAAGGAATTACCCCGCGTTCGAATCCAAGTGGTGTTACATCCATGTCATGCTGTACACACAAGGACGATATAACCATATCTCCAATGTTCAACTCCGGGTTAACTGCACCCGCAACACCTGTGAAGATAATGCGATTAACCTGAAAGCGATCAATCAAGATCTGTGTCGTAACCGCTGCGTTTACTTTACCTACACCAGATTTACAGACAACGATTTGCTTGCCAAGCCACTCGCCTGCAACGTATGTAATCCCGGTTTGTTTGACCGTCTCAAGTTGCTTCATACCTGCCAGTAAAAGCTCTACTTCCTCATCCATCGCTCCGATAATACCAATCGTTTCACGCATCTTCTGATACCCCCTGTTTTCATTATTAAACTCATTCAGCACAAAAGCTCCGTCTCCGGAGCTTTCGCATATCCACTATGTAGAGAGAATGACTTCTCCCTTTCCTGTATATAATCCCGATTAAACTACATCTGCGTGACTTACAGACAGACGAAGAATCGTTTCATGCGGCAAAATAACCCGTGGGTTCTCCACATTTTCCTTCTTCATCAGCTTGGTCAGCAAACGCATTGCTACCGCGCCAAGATCGTACATTGGCTGAGCCACTGTCGTCAACTGAGGACGCACCATGGAAGCCATACGGATGTTATCCACACTAATAATGGAGAAATCATCCGGTACTTTCAGGCCTTCATCCTGAATGCTGTGAATGGCACCAATCGCCATTTCATCTGTTGCAGCAAAGATCGCCGACGGTTTCTTCTTCAGTCCGAGGAAATACTTCATTGCTTCCACACCTGATTCATAACGATAGTTACCAATACGTACCAGATCCTCTTGGTATTCCATGCCTGCTGCTTCCAGTGCTTTCTTGTAACCTTGGAAACGAGCATATCCATTCGCAGGATCTTGCAGTGTACCACTGATCATTGCGATTTCCTTGTGTCCATGACGAATCAAGGTGTTTACCGCGTCAAACGCAGCTGCCTCATGGTCAATATCCACAGAAGGGAATGATCCCTTCTCATCACTCGTTGCACAAAGTACGATCGGCACAGCCGCAGACTGGAACGCCTGAATGTGTTCGTCCGTTACTGTTCCGCCCATGAAGAGCAGTCCGTCTACTTGTTTTTCAAGCAGAGTGTTAATAACACGAATTTCTTTTTCTTTCTTCTTATCCGCATTACACAAAATAATATTGTAGTGATACATATTCGCAATATCTTCAATTCCGCGGGCAATCTCCGCGAAGGTTGAGTTCGAAATATCCGGTATAACGACCCCGACCGTGGTTGTCTTCTTGCTTGCCAGACCTCTGGCTACCGCATTTGGACGATATCCCAACCGCTCGATGGCTTCATATACTTTTTTCCGCGTTTGCGGTTTGACATTAGGGTTATTATTAACTACCCGTGATACCGTTGCCATAGACACTCCAGCTTCACGTGCCACATCATAAATGGTTACCGTCACAGTACTTCTCTCCATTACCAGTAAATTTTCATACCATTTTCATTAAGATTTATATTACGACAAATTTTTGCATTAATCAATTAAAATAGGCTTTAGGACTCACTCAAAACATTCGTAAGTGTGGCGCTAGTAATATCTGAATGGGAAGTATGCCATACAGGAATTCCCTTTTTGATCAGGATCGCCTGTGGAGATTCGTGCTTAACACCCAGCTTGTCAGCTGCTTCATTGGATACCGAGCGATCTTCCACAACATAGATGATGCCATATTTCACTTGTTCATTGGGATTGTTATGCAAATAATCGTTCATCTCCTGATAAGCATTTGAGCTGATCGGGCAGCGTGTACTGTGCTTAAACAGAAGCAAGGGTTGATCCTTGGTAGCCTCCACTGCGGAGTTTAGCTGTTCAATACTTGTCATTTTAGTCATGTCAGCCATTAGATATACATCCTCCTTTACCAGGAATACCGCTATGTTGAGCGTTTTCACTCTTCGATATCTTAACAAAAAGTGCGCGAAAAAGCCAATTTTCATGAAAACAAGCATTTTACACGTCAAAATTAGACAGCATTCGAGAAGTACTCCTGCCACACAAATCCCGATAATTGACTTAATCTGCGCTCCGTGGTCTCCATCCACGCTGCATCTCCAGACTTCGTTGCGTACCCCATAATGTCCAACAGCAGATTGATACGTTCCTCAACCGCTTGCTGCATTCGATATTCCATCTCCCGATCCGTCGCATCCGGCCAGGCTAGCAGTTGTTCATGAAACAGATCTGCCAGTTCATTCCGTTCACCAAAAGATACGTCCTGCTTCACGGGTTGTTCACCCAGTGTGCTTATGCATTCTGTTAAGTCCGGCTTGACCGGCGGAAGCACTTCGTATGATACACAGTCTGTACACGCAAATACAGGAACGTTTCGAATCTCCACCTTTTTGGCGTATACCACTGTTCTTAACTCCAACTCCATTACATGTCCACATCTGCACGACTTGCGCACAACCATCACCTCATTCGTTCTATACTCTTATATAAGTACCATTCGACCTATTTCGGCTCAAATCCTGCTGCAAATCAGAGGTTGCACAAATTACCACTCCCACCAGAAGAAGGTTGTCGAATGCAGGTAGCCCTTGACTTGTAATCGCTTCCTCAAAAGTGAATATGCACTTCCATGAACTCCCACGGAGAATCTGTTACAATTAAAGACGCGACATCCCTAATCACCGCAAAAAGGAGAGATGGATATGAGATTAACCGGTAAAAAAGTCATCGCTCTGGTCGATGAAGAATTCGAAGATCTGGAATTGTGGTACCCTGTGCATCGTGTTCGTGAAGAAGGCGCAGAGGTGCATCTGGCTGGAGAGAAAAAAGGAAAAACCTATATTGGCAAATATGGTGTCCCTGCTGAAGCTGAATACAGTTTCGATGAACTCGACAGTTCACAGTATGATGGTATTCTCGTGCCAGGCGGCTGGGCGCCGGACAAGCTGCGTCGTTATCCCAAAGTACTTGAGCTTGTGAAGGAAATGAATACAGACCGGAAACCGATCGGACAAATCTGTCATGCAGGTTGGGTTCTGATCTCCGCCAAAATTCTGGACGGAGTAACGGTAACCTCTACACCAGGCATTCGGGATGACATGGAAAATGCAGGTGCCATCTGGAAAGATGAAGCGGTTGTTGTTGATGGACATATCATCTCAGCGCGTCGTCCACCTGACCTTCCACCTTACGGTAAGGCATTTTGTGATGCACTCGCTGACAAATAAAAATAACCCCGTTGTGCTTGAGATCAGCACAACGGGGTTATTTTACGATCAGAAGTTTCTCAACAACAATTTATCACAAATGCAAATATATTAACTTAAAGGTATTTATATCCAATTATCTGTTTCATGATGCATTCGAACCACTTTGTTCGTCTGGACTACCTGTGGAATCATTAAAAACCTGTAGGCGCTCCTCAATATCTCCACTGGTTCGCAAGGCGAAGCACTTACGAGCTTCTTCTTTGGCTGCCGATGCCGTTGTGTTCAGCACTCTGTGTTTCACACGCAGCAGGGATTGTGGAGACATACTCAAGTGGCGAATGCCAAGCTCCAACCAAAGCGGAATGGCACGTTCGTCCCCTGCCATCTCTCCGCACACACTAACATCAATTCCGGCCGTGTGAGCCGCATCTGCTGTGGCACGAAGCATCCGTAGAACAGCCGGATGATACGGATGATACATATGGGCAATCTGTTCGTTCATTCGATCTACTGCCAATACATATTGAACCAGATCGTTTGTACCAATACTGAAGAAATCCGCTTCCTCAGCGAGCAGATCTGCAATCATCACCGCTGCTGGAACTTCAATCATGATCCCCACCTGAATGTGAGGATCATATGACAGTCCCCGCTCGTCCAGATCGGACATCGCCTCACGAAGAATCTCATTGGCCTGCTGAAGCTCTTCCACCGATGAGATCATCGGATACATGATTTTGACATTACCGGCAGCACTGGCACGCAGAATGGCTGTAAGCTGTGTTTTGAACAGATCCTTGCGGTCCAGACTAATCCGAATGGCACGGTAACCCAGAAACGGATTATCTTCCTCTGGCAGTTCAAAATAATCGAGTTGCTTGTCACCACCAATATCCAGTGTACGAATGACAACGGATTGGCCTGCTGTTTTCTCTGCCACAAGGCGGTATACCTCATACTGTTCTTGCTCACCTGGGAACGTAGCCCGATCCATATACAGGAACTCTGTCCGGAACAAACCTACGCCCTTCGCTCCATGTTTCAAAGCCATGTCCAGTTCCTTCACGGAACTGATATTGGAAGCAAGATGTAATACGGCCCCGTCTTTAGTTACGGCATCTACCGTAGCAAGCACTTGAAGTTGTTCCTTTTTCTTCAGTTGCTTACTGCGCAGCATCGTATACCGTTCAATTGTCTTGCGGTCCGGATCGGTAAATACCAAACCATTGTCACCATCTACCACAAGCATATCCCCTGTCTCTACCGGCATGCCAAGACTCGCTTCCAGACCGGAAACGAGAGGAATGCCAAGTGCACGAGCCATAATCGCAGAATGTGATGTTTTCCCACCAATCAAGGTTACAATACCTAGCACATGAGTGGGATTCAGATGTGCCAGTTGAGATGGCGACAACTCTTTCGCAACGAGTACATAAGGCTGGGTATCCGAAGGAAGTGTAATCTCGGGTGCGCCGAGCAAATGCTTGAGCAGACGGTTACCCACATCCTTGATGTCAATAGCCCGCTCCTTCATATACTCATCTTCCAGCAGATCAAACATCGTGACAAAATGGTCAATGGCTTCTTTGACCGCCACTTCTGCCGCCTTGTATTGACGTTCGATAATGCCGCGAATTTCGTTCATGAATACCGGATCTTCGAGGATCGCCAGATGTGCATCAAAAATACTGGACTCCTCTGGACCAACGACTTCCTTGAACTCATTTTTGATATATTCGATCTCATCCTTTGATGTCCGTATGCCCTCATACAGCCGTTCGAACTCCTGGGCGAGATCCACCGAGTCCATCTTCTGATCCGGCAGATCCCATTCCCAACTGGGCAGGACAAATGCTTTGCCGATGGCTATGCCTGCAGCTCCGTTGATGCCTTGTATCTTCATTCTACCCCTCCAACGTTCCTGTCATAGAGCACCACGGACATAACGGATGCCTGACCTTTCTTAACTTGCTTAAATGGAGCAAAACTCCATGATTTTACACGATCCGGATTCGTAATTACCATTGGTGTTGTCAGTGACGCCGCTTGCTCGCGAAGTACTGCCAGATCAAACTTGATCAACAACTGCCCTGGCTCCACCGTATCGCCCTCCTGAACAAAAGCTTCAAAATGGCCTTTCAACTGAGAGGTATCAATGCCGATATGCAGCAACACCTCAAGCCCTTCCCGGGTGGAAATACCCAGGGCATGCATGGTCGGGTACAAGTGCATAATCGTTCCATACACGGGTGAGACCAGCTCTCCCTTTTCCGGAACAAAGGCTACACCATCCCCAACAAGCTTGGCTGCAAAGATCTGATCCGGCACCTCTTCGATCGGTAGCATTTTACCCTGAACGGGGGCACAGAACAGAACCTGTTGCAGATCTCTTTCTAGCAACTTCGCAATTTCTTCCCGAATCAATTCCGAGTAGGTACCGAATACCACCTGTACGTTACCGCCACCCAGCTTGATTAGTCCAGCGGACCCCATACTCTTCATGGCACCCGTGTCGATCAGGCGGTCATCATGAACAGTCAGGCGAAGTCGCGTAATACAGGCTTCAACCTGCACAATGTTACCTTTTCCACCCAATGCTTCGAGAATCAAAGGTGCCTGATAAGGAATGTTACCTACCCAATCTTCCAACATAGACCCCTCTTCACGTCCTGGTGTTGGTATCTTGAACGTACGAATCGCCCATCGGAAAAGGAAGTAATAGACCAGCCCATATAGTATGCCAACCGGAATGAGCTTCCAAGCATTCTCCGATAGATGGAAATTGAGTATGTAATCAATAATACCTGCGGAGTAAGAAAAGCCGTGCCGGATGTCGAGCCAGTAGCTAATCCACATGGCAACACCGGACATGACTGCATGCACGATGAACAGATAAGGTGCAGCGAACAAAAAAGCAAACTCAATCTGCTCCGATACCCCGGTCAGAAAACAAACGAGTGCCGATGTC belongs to Paenibacillus sp. FSL H8-0079 and includes:
- a CDS encoding 5'-methylthioadenosine/adenosylhomocysteine nucleosidase codes for the protein MRETIGIIGAMDEEVELLLAGMKQLETVKQTGITYVAGEWLGKQIVVCKSGVGKVNAAVTTQILIDRFQVNRIIFTGVAGAVNPELNIGDMVISSLCVQHDMDVTPLGFERGVIPYQETSAFPAEASLIALAEEACKAQGANYLIGKVLSGDQFIANKDTVNMLYTEMDGACAEMEGAAVAQVCYMNRVPFVVLRGMSDKADGSAHVNFAEFTVESSQRSHRIVEHMLGNM
- a CDS encoding glucose PTS transporter subunit IIA, whose product is MNWLGSLQQLGRAVMLPTMVLPAAAILLSVGSLPWDAWGLDVVGEVSTVAGHGIFYFLPYLFAVGVALGLSNQAGQAGLAALAGIVIYDQVTRNFGDGTVQPASLIGIILGALAGGMHNRFKSIKLPEILQFFGGSRFVLLIVGLCSALFSCFMLWLAPILQHGLNAIATWEYSLGGFGLFIYGVLYRVLVAFGLHHLLNNVFWFQLGTFETPDGNIVQGDLPRFFAGDPTAGFFMAGLFPIMMFAIPAIAFAIIQEAREDLKPKIKKTFLTSALVCFLTGVSEQIEFAFLFAAPYLFIVHAVMSGVAMWISYWLDIRHGFSYSAGIIDYILNFHLSENAWKLIPVGILYGLVYYFLFRWAIRTFKIPTPGREEGSMLEDWVGNIPYQAPLILEALGGKGNIVQVEACITRLRLTVHDDRLIDTGAMKSMGSAGLIKLGGGNVQVVFGTYSELIREEIAKLLERDLQQVLFCAPVQGKMLPIEEVPDQIFAAKLVGDGVAFVPEKGELVSPVYGTIMHLYPTMHALGISTREGLEVLLHIGIDTSQLKGHFEAFVQEGDTVEPGQLLIKFDLAVLREQAASLTTPMVITNPDRVKSWSFAPFKQVKKGQASVMSVVLYDRNVGGVE
- the ytxJ gene encoding bacillithiol system redox-active protein YtxJ, which encodes MADMTKMTSIEQLNSAVEATKDQPLLLFKHSTRCPISSNAYQEMNDYLHNNPNEQVKYGIIYVVEDRSVSNEAADKLGVKHESPQAILIKKGIPVWHTSHSDITSATLTNVLSES
- a CDS encoding type 1 glutamine amidotransferase domain-containing protein; this translates as MRLTGKKVIALVDEEFEDLELWYPVHRVREEGAEVHLAGEKKGKTYIGKYGVPAEAEYSFDELDSSQYDGILVPGGWAPDKLRRYPKVLELVKEMNTDRKPIGQICHAGWVLISAKILDGVTVTSTPGIRDDMENAGAIWKDEAVVVDGHIISARRPPDLPPYGKAFCDALADK
- a CDS encoding transglycosylase domain-containing protein → MVDVNKKKPDAQPARKRSFARRLGSFVSWMVVLGFMGALFVGGALMGYVSSIVKDEPVRSRALIEQKVSENSITGFAYFADGSPIGQLRTEEDRRPVTTDQIPQKVIDAVVSIEDNHFYEHKGVDMSGTLRAVKQKVLKESVQTGGSTLTQQLARRVFLNLDRTEDRKVKEILLSLRLERFLTKDEIMTAYLNKVPFGNGSSGYNVFGIKAAAKGLFNINDLEKINIAQAAYLAGLPQLPSSYSAFNGKGDFVEENFDRAINRQHLVLRRMLELGKINQSQHDEALAFDIKSSLAPKTIKAYNTYPYLMMETERQAAQILMKQLNSDTAESTDKGTDADTPQKESSALLEEAQTQLRTGGYRIYTTINKSIYKTMRTIAEDDSNFSADDPVKGKEQTAAMLINHKTGAILGMIEGRDFQDEQMNYATQMVRQPGSTMKPIAAYLPALDEGLVQPASIIDDSPIILKNGPSGYHIAKNANNRYQGLVTARRALNYSLNIPALKLFNEEVGIDKAWAFAKKLGITTIQKEDYQAQTGVLGGLQYGVTVEELTSAYGAIANNGVYNDSYMISKIVDSKGNIVYKHDTEPVQAFSEQTAYLMTDMLRTVITEGTADKVRENYKYSKSVPIVGKTGSTQNYADVWFEGYTPDVTLGVWVGYKQPVNTLESKSQRKRAQQLWSKILNEVIDTQKDLFVTDSFKKPSGIETRTVSAYSGKLPTSMTDKFVTDIFNSKFVPKDSDDGVAKAKYIIYNGVNYIPRDGTPADMLKEKTVIKRKKPISDLIKELQNAFSRMSRHESLAYYLPEDADADMPTQIDPRTDNGKAPDAPGNVRISTSGDRAVITFNATPENDVVGYRLYRSVNGGGFQNQGQVVLTGESRSFSAYAAQGGNFAFYVTAVDVAGRESAPSATVNSVGSVAPPVEEEINEPIEVPGTVITPGETQNDNTTTTAPGTPGQVSVSALSQGLRIQWASTPNADSYAVYYSETGSAPYTKIGTTSGTTMDYGVPVATSGWFKVSASNSAGESEPSAAVHFQP
- a CDS encoding GNAT family N-acetyltransferase; the encoded protein is MEHVKEYHIRSILKSGHRITIEGPVQAEEITSLAFHPDLDAFRRPIEQQEALAEIAALPEGRIILAHENETIIGYVTFHYADECERWSEGNMTDLIELGAIEVADDYRSLGIGREMLLTALEDKHMENYIIFTTEYYWHWDLKGSGLNLWDYRKMMEKLMQTIDMTWYATDDPEICSHPANCLMVRIGSHVPITSEEQFDRVRFRHRFMY
- the ccpA gene encoding catabolite control protein A, which gives rise to MTVTIYDVAREAGVSMATVSRVVNNNPNVKPQTRKKVYEAIERLGYRPNAVARGLASKKTTTVGVVIPDISNSTFAEIARGIEDIANMYHYNIILCNADKKKEKEIRVINTLLEKQVDGLLFMGGTVTDEHIQAFQSAAVPIVLCATSDEKGSFPSVDIDHEAAAFDAVNTLIRHGHKEIAMISGTLQDPANGYARFQGYKKALEAAGMEYQEDLVRIGNYRYESGVEAMKYFLGLKKKPSAIFAATDEMAIGAIHSIQDEGLKVPDDFSIISVDNIRMASMVRPQLTTVAQPMYDLGAVAMRLLTKLMKKENVENPRVILPHETILRLSVSHADVV
- the acsA gene encoding acetate--CoA ligase, whose protein sequence is MSQAHGEMLQTVVSESNLGDYTEARSRFDWESVERHFTWHASGKVNMAHEAIDRHLLEGRGGRTALLYSDASREEAYTFADLSEQSSRFGNVLRKYGIAKGERVFIFMPRSPELYFSLLGILKAGAIAGPLFEAFMETAVKDRLEDSGAVALVTTPELLGRIKRSELPELKHIFIVGGGAQTEEGLIDFDAEMSAASDEMEVEWLNREDGLLIHYTSGSTGKPKGVYHVQNAMIQHYYTGKVVLDLREDDVYWCTADPGWVTGTSYGIFAPWLNGVTNVIRGGRFSPQDWYSTIQKNKVTIWYSAPTAFRMLMGAGEETIAQHDLSSLRHVMSVGEPLNPEVVRWGWKAYGQRIHDTWWMTETGAQLICNYPGMPIKPGSMGRPLPGIEAAIIDDRGQELPPYSMGNLAIRTPWPSMMAKIWNNPAKYEEYFRFTGWYVSGDSAYMDEEGYFWFQGRIDDVINSSGERIGPFEVESKLVEHPAVAEAGVIGKPDVTRGEIIKAFVALREGYEPTPELKEEIYRFVKEGLSAHAAPREIEFKDKLPKTRSGKIMRRVLKAWELDLPAGDLSTIED
- the ptsP gene encoding phosphoenolpyruvate--protein phosphotransferase, whose product is MKIQGINGAAGIAIGKAFVLPSWEWDLPDQKMDSVDLAQEFERLYEGIRTSKDEIEYIKNEFKEVVGPEESSIFDAHLAILEDPVFMNEIRGIIERQYKAAEVAVKEAIDHFVTMFDLLEDEYMKERAIDIKDVGNRLLKHLLGAPEITLPSDTQPYVLVAKELSPSQLAHLNPTHVLGIVTLIGGKTSHSAIMARALGIPLVSGLEASLGMPVETGDMLVVDGDNGLVFTDPDRKTIERYTMLRSKQLKKKEQLQVLATVDAVTKDGAVLHLASNISSVKELDMALKHGAKGVGLFRTEFLYMDRATFPGEQEQYEVYRLVAEKTAGQSVVIRTLDIGGDKQLDYFELPEEDNPFLGYRAIRISLDRKDLFKTQLTAILRASAAGNVKIMYPMISSVEELQQANEILREAMSDLDERGLSYDPHIQVGIMIEVPAAVMIADLLAEEADFFSIGTNDLVQYVLAVDRMNEQIAHMYHPYHPAVLRMLRATADAAHTAGIDVSVCGEMAGDERAIPLWLELGIRHLSMSPQSLLRVKHRVLNTTASAAKEEARKCFALRTSGDIEERLQVFNDSTGSPDEQSGSNAS